A single window of Pseudomonas lutea DNA harbors:
- a CDS encoding methylated-DNA--[protein]-cysteine S-methyltransferase: protein MTFTYRFIESPVGQLRLIAKGPRLTAVLWPNDRPNRVLLGPMDEDTGSGILDQAERQLGEYFAGRRQAFELELEFHGTDFQRRVWQALLSIPFGETRSYLDIAVQIGNPTAVRAVGAANGRNPISIIAPCHRVIGSTGALTGFAGGLDTKLLLLSLEGYQPALRPKSMVKAALAQG, encoded by the coding sequence ATGACCTTCACCTACCGCTTTATCGAATCTCCCGTCGGGCAGCTCAGACTGATTGCCAAAGGCCCTCGGCTGACGGCCGTGCTGTGGCCAAACGATCGCCCAAATCGGGTGTTATTGGGGCCGATGGATGAGGACACTGGCAGCGGTATCCTTGATCAGGCCGAGCGGCAACTCGGTGAGTACTTTGCCGGACGTCGACAGGCGTTCGAGCTTGAGCTTGAGTTTCATGGCACCGATTTTCAGCGCCGGGTGTGGCAGGCGCTCCTCAGCATCCCATTCGGCGAGACCCGCAGCTATCTGGATATTGCTGTGCAGATTGGCAACCCCACTGCGGTGCGTGCGGTCGGGGCCGCCAATGGCAGAAACCCGATTTCGATCATTGCGCCTTGCCACCGCGTGATCGGCAGTACCGGTGCGCTCACGGGCTTTGCGGGCGGTCTGGACACCAAACTCCTGCTGCTGTCACTGGAAGGCTACCAGCCGGCGCTCCGACCCAAGAGCATGGTCAAGGCCGCTCTGGCCCAGGGCTAA
- a CDS encoding isocitrate lyase/PEP mutase family protein, whose protein sequence is MAGSAKTFRSLHHQSTVLRLPNAWDAGSARLFESLGATAIATTSAGVAWAQGYADGRLFPIESAVSVAASIARLIKVPLSVDLENGYSDDPLAVAEHVKRVLDAGAVGINIEDGTDAPELLARKIEAIKSMAARNGLDVFVNARTDVYLAGLVADEMRVEETLKRGRLYQQAGADGLFVAALVDIEQIKTIVAGVGLPINLLARQGLPDAEALAQLGVRRLSARSSIAQTLWGQAEQLARGFLQDGRSEAVIETSLAYPQIQALFGR, encoded by the coding sequence ATGGCCGGTTCCGCTAAGACATTTCGTTCATTGCACCATCAATCCACCGTTCTGCGCCTGCCCAACGCCTGGGACGCAGGCAGCGCCCGGCTGTTCGAAAGTCTGGGCGCAACGGCGATCGCCACCACCAGCGCCGGCGTCGCCTGGGCGCAGGGTTACGCTGACGGACGCCTGTTCCCGATAGAGTCCGCGGTCAGCGTTGCTGCCAGCATTGCCCGGTTGATAAAGGTGCCGCTCTCGGTGGACTTGGAAAACGGTTACTCGGACGATCCGCTGGCGGTAGCGGAGCACGTCAAGCGTGTACTCGACGCCGGCGCGGTGGGCATCAATATCGAGGACGGCACCGATGCGCCGGAGTTGTTGGCGCGCAAGATCGAGGCCATCAAAAGCATGGCTGCCCGCAATGGACTGGACGTCTTTGTCAATGCACGCACCGACGTCTACCTGGCTGGACTGGTGGCGGATGAGATGCGCGTGGAGGAAACCCTCAAGCGCGGCCGGCTCTATCAACAGGCCGGTGCAGACGGCCTGTTTGTGGCGGCGTTGGTGGACATCGAGCAGATCAAAACCATCGTGGCCGGTGTAGGGCTGCCCATCAATCTATTGGCCCGCCAGGGACTTCCCGACGCCGAGGCGCTCGCGCAATTGGGCGTGCGCCGATTGAGTGCCAGGTCCAGCATCGCACAGACGTTATGGGGACAGGCCGAACAACTGGCGCGCGGTTTCTTGCAGGACGGGCGCTCGGAAGCCGTTATCGAAACCAGTCTGGCATACCCTCAGATACAGGCCCTGTTTGGCCGATAA
- the lexA gene encoding transcriptional repressor LexA — protein sequence MYSMTNLSPKRAAILTFIRDRIAHNGQPPSLAEICEAFGFASRSVARKHIIGLTDAGLIEVVANQARGIRLIDARPRAQMLDIPVLGRVAAGVPIGPDIDTHDTFTLDSRTFMRVPDYLLRVNGDSMIEDGIFDGDLVGILQSAEARDGQIVVARLDGEVTIKRLELGADQLRLLPRNPAYQPIIVRPDQDFAIEGVFCGLVRRE from the coding sequence ATGTACTCCATGACGAACCTATCCCCAAAACGCGCTGCCATTCTCACCTTCATCCGAGATCGCATCGCCCACAATGGCCAGCCCCCCAGCCTCGCAGAGATTTGCGAGGCCTTTGGCTTTGCCTCTCGCAGTGTGGCTCGCAAGCACATCATTGGGCTTACCGACGCCGGTCTGATTGAAGTAGTCGCCAATCAGGCGCGCGGCATACGCTTGATTGATGCACGCCCGCGGGCCCAAATGCTCGACATTCCTGTCCTCGGCAGGGTGGCAGCCGGCGTGCCCATCGGGCCGGACATCGATACCCACGACACGTTTACGCTCGACAGCCGTACCTTCATGCGCGTCCCGGATTACCTTCTGCGGGTCAATGGTGACTCGATGATTGAAGACGGCATTTTCGACGGCGATCTGGTGGGCATCCTGCAAAGTGCCGAAGCCCGCGACGGTCAGATTGTCGTCGCCCGGCTGGACGGCGAAGTAACGATCAAGCGTCTTGAGCTCGGCGCAGATCAGCTTCGGCTACTGCCGCGCAACCCGGCGTATCAACCGATCATCGTACGGCCTGACCAGGACTTCGCCATCGAGGGCGTCTTCTGTGGCCTGGTGCGCCGGGAATGA
- the imuA gene encoding translesion DNA synthesis-associated protein ImuA, translating into MGAVVSLDALLDERRVWKGRPQVPSIAAQPTGHPALDAALPMGGWPPAAMTEVLIPANGSGELRLMWPTLARLADSGERIVLVAPPYLPYAQAWQMAGIDLKQLSIIHASERDALWAVEQCLRSGSCGAVLCWPTKVDDRALRRLQVAAETGETLAFACRGHEAAANPSPAALRIAIDTRPSQLRVLKCRGGLAPASPVPFTADA; encoded by the coding sequence ATGGGCGCGGTGGTCAGCCTCGACGCGCTGCTGGACGAGCGGCGTGTCTGGAAGGGACGTCCTCAGGTTCCTTCCATTGCGGCCCAGCCCACCGGGCATCCTGCTCTGGATGCCGCACTGCCCATGGGCGGCTGGCCACCTGCGGCGATGACCGAAGTTTTGATCCCGGCCAATGGCAGTGGCGAGTTGCGGCTGATGTGGCCGACACTGGCCCGGCTTGCCGACAGTGGCGAGCGCATCGTGCTGGTCGCACCCCCTTATTTACCCTATGCCCAGGCTTGGCAGATGGCAGGTATCGACCTCAAACAGTTGTCGATCATTCATGCCAGCGAGCGAGATGCACTGTGGGCAGTGGAACAGTGCCTGCGTTCGGGCAGTTGCGGGGCGGTGCTGTGCTGGCCGACCAAGGTCGATGATCGCGCCTTGCGACGCCTGCAGGTGGCCGCCGAAACCGGCGAGACCCTTGCCTTCGCCTGCCGCGGCCATGAAGCGGCGGCCAATCCGTCACCGGCCGCGTTGCGCATCGCCATCGATACGCGCCCCAGCCAGTTGCGCGTGCTCAAGTGTCGCGGTGGGCTGGCGCCTGCCTCACCCGTTCCGTTCACTGCTGACGCTTGA
- a CDS encoding Y-family DNA polymerase: protein MLWACVLLPQLALDGVMRRRDNPEEPLALISGTAQRRVLQTVNPAARALGLRPGQSLTAAHAMTREFATVEYDPDETERWHRLLAAWAYRFSSHVSLKYPRVLLMEVESSFGLFGPWPVFEARLRQELTELGFSHRIVAAPNPLAARMLANAHDGLAVTDPGALQDVLENMPVNRVGLPSEVATALARMGLHRVRQVQALPRDTLARRFPANVLQHLDTLFGRRPMALECYVPPDRFDTRIELNFDVESHQALLFPLKRMIADLAVFLAGRDSGVQRFVIHLEHVPSVGSVAPDTQIPVGLLSAEREASMLFELARGRLEQVEVPSPVHALRLQARDLPAFVPSHRELFDDRPQQTLPWEQLRERLRARLGDEAVAGLGFHADHRPECASLAACPSKPPALMLKVPRPGWLLPEPEVLTEPGLRVLAGPERIESGWWDGGDVRRDYYLIETRSGQRGWAFRSVGESHLLLHGWFA, encoded by the coding sequence ATGCTCTGGGCTTGTGTCCTCTTGCCGCAGCTGGCGCTGGACGGCGTCATGCGTCGCCGCGATAACCCTGAAGAACCCCTGGCGCTGATCAGCGGCACGGCGCAGCGACGGGTGCTGCAGACGGTCAACCCGGCGGCACGCGCTCTGGGCCTGCGCCCAGGCCAGTCGCTGACGGCAGCCCATGCCATGACCCGCGAGTTCGCCACCGTCGAATACGATCCTGACGAAACAGAACGCTGGCATCGTCTGCTGGCTGCCTGGGCGTACCGTTTCAGTTCCCATGTCAGCCTCAAGTACCCTCGCGTGTTGCTGATGGAGGTCGAGTCGAGCTTTGGCTTGTTCGGGCCATGGCCGGTGTTTGAAGCGCGTCTGCGTCAGGAACTGACCGAGCTGGGCTTTTCCCACCGCATTGTCGCAGCGCCCAATCCGTTGGCGGCACGCATGCTCGCCAATGCTCACGACGGCCTGGCGGTCACCGACCCCGGTGCGTTGCAGGACGTGCTGGAGAACATGCCGGTGAATCGCGTGGGCCTGCCCTCGGAAGTGGCGACGGCTCTGGCCCGCATGGGCCTGCACCGTGTCCGGCAGGTCCAGGCACTGCCCCGTGATACGTTGGCCCGGCGCTTCCCGGCCAACGTCCTTCAGCACCTCGACACTCTGTTCGGCCGCAGGCCCATGGCACTGGAATGCTATGTACCGCCTGATCGTTTCGACACACGCATTGAGCTCAACTTCGACGTCGAATCCCATCAGGCGCTGCTGTTTCCCCTCAAGCGCATGATTGCTGACCTGGCGGTGTTCCTGGCCGGGCGCGACAGCGGGGTGCAACGCTTCGTGATTCATCTGGAGCATGTGCCGAGCGTAGGCAGCGTTGCGCCAGATACTCAGATTCCCGTGGGCCTGCTCAGCGCCGAGCGCGAAGCCAGCATGCTCTTCGAACTGGCGCGCGGTCGTCTTGAGCAAGTTGAGGTGCCGTCCCCGGTGCATGCCTTGCGCCTTCAGGCCAGGGACCTGCCAGCCTTTGTGCCGTCCCATCGGGAGCTGTTCGATGACCGTCCCCAGCAGACTCTGCCATGGGAGCAACTGCGCGAACGTCTGCGTGCGCGGCTTGGCGATGAAGCGGTCGCCGGTTTAGGGTTCCATGCTGATCACCGCCCCGAATGCGCCTCGCTGGCGGCCTGTCCGAGCAAGCCGCCTGCCCTGATGCTCAAGGTGCCCCGGCCGGGCTGGTTGTTGCCCGAGCCAGAAGTCCTGACCGAACCCGGCTTGCGCGTGCTGGCAGGGCCGGAACGCATCGAGTCGGGCTGGTGGGATGGCGGGGATGTCCGCCGCGACTATTACCTTATTGAAACCCGCAGCGGCCAGCGTGGCTGGGCCTTCCGCAGCGTGGGCGAGAGCCACTTGCTGCTGCACGGCTGGTTTGCATGA
- a CDS encoding error-prone DNA polymerase encodes MSGAYAELHCLSNFSFQRGASSAKELFERATLHGYQALAITDECTLAGIVRAWQAAKECDLPLIIGSEITVESGPKIVLLVENLAGYQALCRLITQGRRRSKKGEYRLLHEDFQQPVAGLLALWLPDLDETAATRREQGEWLRGVFKQTLWLGVELHCGPDDRQRLDALLELARALAIPAVASGDVHMHARGRRALQDTMSAVRHHTTVAEAGHRLFANGERHLRPLPVLDGLYPASLLAETLNIARRCTFDLSELRYEYPHELVPPDQSPSSWLRHLTEQGAIRRWPQGVPEVARSNIEKELKVIAAKRYESYFLTVHDIVSFAREQHILCQGRGSAANSTVCFALGITELDPAKSNLLFERFISEERDEPPDIDVDFEHERREEVLQYIFRRYGRGRAALTAVASTYHGAGAVRDVARVLGLPPDQINALADCFSRWSDNLPPAERLRECGFEPDSPILRRVLTLTGELIGFPRHLSQHPGGFVISEHPLETLVPVENAAMADRTIIQWDKDDLDLVGLLKVDILALGMLSALRRTFDLVRGYRGYDLTLATIPAEDKPTYDMITRADTIGVFQIESRAQMSMLPRLKPNTFYDLVIEVAIVRPGPIQGGMVHPYLRRKNGEEEVTHPSDELKAVFERTLGVPLFQEQVMQLAIVAADYSPGEADQLRRSMAAWKRHGGLEPHRIRLSERMKEKGYTDEFIVRIFEQIKGFGSYGFPESHAASFALLTYASCWLKCHEPAAFTCALINSWPMGFYSPDQLLQDARRHQIDVHPVDVRYSDWDCSLEPVAGRGYNQNLAIRMGMRMIRGFREEDARRIEKARSVRDFKDVTDLCMRAELDNRARASLADSGALRGLVGHRHRARWEVAGVEMQRPLFGDDCFGEEAQVALPLPSVAQDLVADYETLGTTLGPHPLALLRNKLAAKRFRSSKDLLNEEHGRSFSVAGLVVGRQRPGTASGVTFVTLEDEHGMINVVVWRDLAERQRKVLVGSQLMQVFGKFEFQKGVRHVIAQRLFDLTPMLTGLDVRSRDFK; translated from the coding sequence ATGAGCGGGGCATACGCTGAACTGCACTGCCTGTCGAACTTCAGCTTTCAGCGGGGTGCGTCAAGTGCCAAAGAGCTGTTCGAGCGCGCCACCCTTCACGGTTATCAAGCGCTGGCGATCACCGATGAATGTACCTTGGCCGGCATCGTCCGGGCCTGGCAGGCCGCAAAGGAGTGTGACCTGCCGCTGATCATCGGCAGCGAGATCACGGTCGAAAGCGGCCCGAAAATCGTATTGCTGGTGGAGAATCTTGCGGGTTACCAGGCGCTTTGCCGCTTGATCACCCAAGGCCGCAGGCGCAGCAAAAAAGGTGAGTACCGGTTGCTGCACGAGGACTTTCAGCAGCCAGTCGCGGGACTTTTGGCGCTTTGGTTGCCCGACCTGGATGAAACCGCTGCAACCCGGCGCGAGCAAGGCGAATGGCTGCGTGGGGTGTTCAAGCAAACCCTGTGGCTCGGCGTCGAGCTGCATTGCGGTCCGGACGACCGCCAGCGGTTGGACGCTTTGCTGGAACTGGCTAGAGCCCTGGCTATTCCGGCCGTCGCCAGTGGCGATGTACACATGCACGCCCGCGGTCGCCGGGCGTTGCAGGACACCATGAGCGCGGTCCGTCATCACACCACGGTGGCAGAAGCCGGGCATCGCTTGTTTGCCAATGGCGAGCGACATCTGCGACCGCTGCCGGTGCTGGATGGACTCTATCCAGCCAGCCTGTTGGCGGAAACTCTGAACATTGCCCGGCGCTGCACCTTCGACCTCAGCGAGCTGCGCTACGAATACCCTCACGAATTGGTGCCGCCCGACCAGTCGCCCAGCAGCTGGCTAAGGCACTTGACGGAGCAGGGTGCAATCAGGCGCTGGCCTCAGGGTGTGCCGGAAGTAGCTCGCAGCAACATCGAAAAAGAGCTGAAGGTCATCGCTGCCAAGCGCTACGAAAGTTACTTTTTGACGGTCCACGACATCGTCAGCTTTGCCCGCGAGCAACACATCCTCTGTCAGGGCCGTGGCTCGGCGGCCAACTCGACGGTGTGCTTTGCCCTGGGCATCACCGAGCTGGACCCTGCCAAAAGCAATCTGCTGTTCGAGCGTTTTATCTCCGAAGAGCGCGACGAGCCGCCAGACATCGACGTCGATTTTGAGCACGAGCGACGCGAGGAAGTCCTGCAATACATCTTCCGTCGGTACGGTCGGGGCAGGGCGGCGCTGACGGCTGTCGCCAGCACTTACCACGGCGCAGGCGCGGTCCGGGACGTAGCCCGAGTGCTGGGCCTGCCGCCTGACCAGATCAACGCCCTGGCCGATTGTTTCAGCCGCTGGAGTGACAACCTGCCGCCTGCCGAACGCCTGCGCGAGTGTGGTTTCGAGCCCGACAGCCCGATCCTGCGAAGGGTCCTGACCTTGACCGGCGAGTTGATCGGTTTCCCCCGGCACCTGTCGCAGCACCCCGGGGGGTTCGTGATTTCCGAACACCCGCTGGAGACGCTGGTGCCGGTGGAAAACGCCGCCATGGCCGACCGTACGATCATTCAGTGGGACAAGGACGACCTTGATCTGGTCGGCCTGCTCAAGGTCGATATCCTGGCACTGGGCATGCTCAGCGCGCTGCGTCGCACCTTCGATCTGGTCAGAGGCTATCGCGGCTACGACCTGACCCTCGCGACCATCCCGGCGGAGGATAAACCGACCTACGACATGATTACCCGGGCCGATACCATCGGTGTGTTCCAGATCGAATCACGTGCGCAGATGTCGATGCTGCCGCGCCTGAAGCCCAACACCTTTTATGACCTGGTGATCGAAGTGGCCATCGTGCGTCCGGGGCCGATTCAGGGCGGTATGGTCCATCCCTATCTGCGCCGCAAGAACGGTGAAGAGGAAGTCACCCATCCCTCCGATGAATTGAAGGCGGTGTTTGAGCGCACGTTGGGCGTGCCGCTGTTTCAGGAGCAGGTCATGCAGCTGGCCATCGTGGCCGCGGATTACTCGCCCGGCGAGGCCGATCAGCTGCGCCGTTCCATGGCGGCCTGGAAGCGTCATGGCGGCCTGGAGCCTCATCGTATACGCCTCAGCGAACGCATGAAGGAAAAGGGTTATACCGACGAATTCATCGTGCGCATTTTCGAGCAAATCAAAGGCTTCGGCAGCTACGGATTCCCGGAGTCCCACGCGGCCAGTTTTGCCCTTCTGACCTACGCCAGTTGCTGGCTTAAATGCCACGAGCCGGCAGCCTTCACCTGCGCGTTGATCAACAGCTGGCCCATGGGTTTCTACAGCCCCGATCAGTTATTGCAGGACGCCCGCCGCCACCAGATCGACGTGCATCCGGTGGACGTGCGTTACAGCGACTGGGACTGTTCACTGGAACCCGTCGCCGGCCGCGGATACAACCAGAATCTGGCGATCCGCATGGGCATGCGCATGATTCGGGGCTTTCGCGAGGAAGACGCCAGGCGCATCGAAAAGGCGCGCAGCGTGCGGGATTTCAAGGACGTGACCGACTTGTGCATGCGGGCCGAACTGGACAACCGGGCGCGTGCTTCTCTGGCCGACTCGGGCGCGCTGCGCGGTCTGGTGGGGCACCGTCATCGGGCGCGCTGGGAAGTCGCCGGCGTGGAGATGCAACGGCCGCTGTTCGGCGACGACTGTTTCGGTGAAGAAGCCCAGGTTGCGTTGCCCTTGCCCAGTGTCGCCCAGGACCTGGTGGCGGACTACGAGACCCTGGGCACCACCCTCGGTCCGCACCCGTTGGCCCTGCTGCGCAACAAACTGGCTGCAAAACGCTTTCGCAGTTCCAAAGACCTGCTGAATGAGGAGCATGGCCGAAGCTTCAGCGTGGCCGGGCTTGTCGTTGGCCGTCAGCGGCCAGGCACGGCCAGTGGCGTGACCTTCGTGACCCTCGAAGACGAGCACGGGATGATCAACGTGGTGGTATGGCGCGACCTCGCCGAACGTCAGCGCAAAGTATTGGTGGGGTCACAGCTGATGCAGGTGTTCGGCAAGTTCGAATTCCAGAAGGGCGTCCGCCACGTCATTGCCCAGCGCCTGTTCGACCTGACCCCCATGCTCACCGGGCTGGACGTGCGCAGCCGCGATTTCAAATGA
- the iolG gene encoding inositol 2-dehydrogenase encodes MLRIAVLGAGRIANIHAANVAANPDVRLSVIADPWREGVDTLASKLGCAAAYDCAEAIARDDVDALVIGTPTDTHIDLMLRAVKLGKPVLCEKPIDLDFAKAARAVEDIERLNGKVMLGFNRRFDPDTLQLRKAIARGDIGEVRQVVITSRDPGLAPVEYLTHSGGIFRDMTIHDFDTARTLLGEEPVEVFAMASRLVEPALAQIDDYDSVMVLLRTASGKQCHINCCREAVYGYDQRLEVFGAKGMILNDNHRPSTVRTYSATQTEVRDPLENFFLERYADSYRIELNQFIEAVRANAPLPTTARDGLRALHLANCAIESIKTGRAVKVEI; translated from the coding sequence ATGCTACGCATTGCTGTCCTCGGCGCAGGCCGTATCGCCAACATTCATGCTGCCAACGTGGCGGCCAATCCGGACGTGCGCCTGTCGGTGATCGCCGATCCCTGGCGCGAAGGAGTCGACACGCTTGCAAGCAAACTGGGCTGCGCCGCTGCTTACGATTGCGCCGAGGCAATCGCCCGCGACGACGTCGATGCGCTGGTGATCGGCACGCCGACCGATACCCATATCGACCTGATGCTGCGCGCCGTCAAACTGGGTAAGCCGGTGCTGTGCGAAAAGCCCATCGACCTGGACTTCGCCAAGGCGGCCCGAGCGGTGGAGGATATCGAACGCCTGAACGGCAAGGTGATGCTGGGCTTCAATCGGCGCTTCGACCCGGACACGTTGCAGCTGCGCAAAGCCATTGCCCGCGGCGACATTGGCGAGGTGCGCCAGGTGGTGATCACCAGCCGCGACCCCGGCTTGGCGCCGGTGGAATACCTCACCCACTCCGGCGGGATCTTTCGTGACATGACCATCCATGACTTCGACACCGCGCGCACCCTGCTCGGCGAAGAGCCGGTCGAAGTCTTTGCCATGGCCAGCCGGCTGGTGGAGCCGGCGCTGGCACAGATCGACGACTATGACAGCGTGATGGTTTTGCTGCGCACCGCCTCGGGCAAGCAGTGCCACATCAATTGCTGCCGCGAGGCCGTCTACGGCTACGACCAGCGACTGGAGGTGTTCGGCGCCAAGGGCATGATCCTGAACGACAACCATCGCCCGAGCACCGTGCGCACCTACAGCGCTACCCAAACCGAAGTGCGCGATCCGCTGGAAAACTTTTTCCTGGAGCGCTATGCCGATTCTTATCGCATCGAGCTGAACCAGTTCATTGAAGCAGTGCGCGCCAACGCGCCGCTGCCAACCACTGCGCGTGACGGTTTACGTGCATTGCACCTGGCCAACTGCGCCATCGAATCCATCAAAACCGGGCGGGCGGTAAAGGTGGAGATCTAA
- a CDS encoding LacI family DNA-binding transcriptional regulator, translating into MLDRARRFSIKQIATQAGVSKATVDRVLHERGSVHYQTHRRIHQALEELEAQEKSGPAVGRTFHIDIILHTPKRFSDAVQKAIHAQLGSLAPFRVFPRFHLYEDIDSQQMHELILRCVGKGSQGLIVKAADELPINEAVNQAMAAGVPVVTFVSDLPQSERIGYIGMDNRTAGQTAAYLMARWLDDTAQDVAVVISSELFRGEEEREMGFRTWLRSRAPHLRVVDITGGFGVHEPTLEKVTRALQDNPSIKAIYSVGGGNRAIVEAFAALQRPLDVLIGHDLDAENRELLAQEKIAAIIDHNLQADARNAFLHILQFHRLWKAVPIPVSHVQVVTPFNLNH; encoded by the coding sequence ATGCTCGACCGCGCCAGACGTTTTTCCATCAAACAGATCGCCACTCAGGCCGGCGTGAGCAAGGCCACGGTCGATCGCGTGCTGCATGAGCGCGGCAGCGTGCATTACCAGACCCACCGGCGTATTCACCAGGCGCTCGAAGAGCTCGAAGCTCAGGAAAAGTCTGGCCCTGCGGTGGGGCGCACCTTCCATATCGACATCATCCTGCACACGCCCAAACGCTTTAGCGATGCAGTCCAGAAGGCCATCCACGCACAGCTGGGCAGCCTCGCCCCATTCCGGGTTTTCCCCAGATTTCATCTTTACGAAGACATTGACTCGCAGCAGATGCACGAGTTGATCCTGCGCTGCGTGGGCAAAGGCAGTCAGGGCCTGATCGTCAAGGCCGCAGATGAATTGCCCATCAACGAAGCCGTCAACCAGGCCATGGCCGCAGGTGTGCCAGTGGTGACGTTTGTTTCCGATCTGCCCCAGAGTGAGCGCATTGGTTACATCGGCATGGACAACCGCACGGCCGGGCAAACCGCGGCCTATCTGATGGCCCGCTGGCTCGACGACACGGCGCAGGACGTTGCGGTGGTCATCAGCAGTGAGCTGTTTCGCGGCGAGGAAGAGCGCGAAATGGGTTTCCGCACCTGGCTGCGCAGCCGCGCACCGCATCTGCGGGTCGTGGACATCACCGGCGGGTTCGGGGTGCATGAGCCGACCCTGGAAAAAGTCACCCGCGCACTGCAGGACAATCCGTCGATCAAGGCGATCTACAGCGTCGGTGGCGGTAACCGCGCCATTGTCGAGGCATTCGCGGCCCTTCAGCGTCCTCTCGATGTGCTTATCGGCCACGACCTCGACGCGGAAAACCGCGAACTGCTGGCGCAGGAAAAGATTGCCGCGATCATTGATCACAACCTGCAAGCCGATGCCCGCAATGCGTTCCTGCACATTCTGCAGTTTCACCGTTTGTGGAAAGCAGTGCCCATTCCGGTTTCCCACGTTCAGGTGGTCACGCCGTTCAATCTGAATCACTAA
- a CDS encoding urea carboxylase-associated family protein, whose protein sequence is MYKDYPAAYQVSKGAALQVDTAFYQRIRESREQRTLVEQFEVPIRTGRAWKVNAGQVFRVTTPAGPQVGDFNVWNAHDPRERMWAARTRQLQGAHVTVNDRLWSNLPFLRPMVTITDDSLASYGIDEHGGRLHDLLGTRCDPYVNKMLTGEDFHHHCHSNLTRAVLPHGLTEFDVHDVLNIFQCTGLNHDDMYFMKACPAKQGDYLEFFAEIDLLCALSTCPGGDLSLPMWGPDAQDPLSVCRPLGVEIYDVDAQLLQGWEPPKRAAYNGLHGLKIDKAPWEQ, encoded by the coding sequence ATGTACAAAGACTATCCCGCTGCTTACCAGGTCAGCAAAGGCGCCGCTTTGCAGGTCGATACGGCGTTTTACCAGCGCATTCGCGAATCACGGGAGCAGCGCACGCTGGTCGAACAGTTTGAGGTGCCGATTCGCACCGGGCGCGCGTGGAAGGTCAACGCCGGCCAAGTGTTCCGCGTGACCACGCCAGCGGGTCCGCAGGTTGGCGACTTCAATGTCTGGAATGCCCACGACCCCCGAGAGCGTATGTGGGCCGCACGCACCCGGCAACTGCAGGGCGCTCATGTCACGGTCAATGACCGGCTGTGGTCGAACCTGCCGTTCCTGCGCCCCATGGTCACGATCACCGACGACAGCCTCGCCAGCTACGGCATCGATGAACACGGCGGACGCTTGCATGACCTGCTCGGCACGCGATGCGACCCCTACGTCAACAAGATGCTGACCGGCGAGGACTTCCATCACCATTGCCATTCAAACCTCACCCGCGCCGTGCTGCCCCACGGCCTGACCGAGTTCGATGTGCACGACGTGCTGAACATCTTCCAGTGCACCGGCCTGAATCACGACGACATGTATTTCATGAAGGCATGCCCGGCCAAACAAGGGGATTATCTGGAGTTCTTCGCCGAGATCGACCTGCTGTGCGCATTGTCCACCTGCCCGGGCGGCGACCTTTCCCTGCCGATGTGGGGCCCGGACGCGCAGGATCCGCTGAGTGTGTGCCGCCCGTTGGGGGTCGAAATTTATGATGTCGACGCCCAGTTGCTGCAGGGCTGGGAACCGCCCAAACGCGCCGCCTACAACGGCCTGCACGGGCTGAAAATCGACAAGGCGCCGTGGGAGCAGTAG